A genomic region of Desulfosarcina ovata subsp. ovata contains the following coding sequences:
- a CDS encoding MotA/TolQ/ExbB proton channel family protein produces the protein MTIFNIFQTTLYTISTALLVPVVALLILLCLWLFIYTGGFFGEWVKRKKMKLDRPLSEFLENIQKMGRLPDNVCAALPVHIVTYASNLENILKRSSCLKEEQIEDLNQKKENALLKGVDRIRLIVRIGPSLGLMGTLIPMGTGLAGLAQGNMSQLSSSLILAFTTTVVGIFLGISAHFFTVIKEQWMLEDMRRINLITEAMVKASDKGGPAGETL, from the coding sequence ATGACCATTTTCAATATTTTCCAGACCACCTTGTACACGATTTCAACCGCACTGCTTGTCCCTGTGGTGGCGTTGCTCATTTTGCTTTGTCTGTGGCTATTTATCTATACCGGCGGCTTTTTCGGCGAATGGGTCAAAAGAAAAAAAATGAAACTGGACCGGCCCTTATCCGAATTTTTGGAAAATATCCAGAAAATGGGCAGGCTGCCGGATAATGTTTGCGCAGCTCTGCCGGTACACATCGTAACCTATGCATCAAACCTGGAAAACATACTCAAGCGGTCTTCCTGCCTGAAAGAGGAGCAAATTGAGGACCTGAACCAGAAAAAGGAAAACGCTCTTTTAAAAGGGGTTGACCGGATACGGCTGATTGTCCGCATCGGCCCGAGTTTGGGGCTTATGGGTACCCTGATTCCTATGGGGACCGGTCTTGCAGGCTTGGCTCAGGGAAACATGAGCCAGTTGTCGTCCAGCCTGATTCTGGCCTTTACCACTACGGTGGTGGGCATTTTTCTTGGCATCAGCGCGCATTTTTTTACAGTGATCAAGGAGCAGTGGATGCTTGAAGACATGCGAAGAATCAACCTGATCACCGAAGCCATGGTCAAGGCGTCCGATAAAGGCGGCCCAGCCGGGGAGACCCTATGA
- a CDS encoding membrane integrity-associated transporter subunit PqiC, with the protein MMRPWLWLTIFAFLLAGLVSGCRSITPPVTYYTLNATTLPPAESNDGAKADLTVGIRSVGLPGYVNRQQMVVRSGANRLLISSLNRWADYPDRMVQQTIGENLQWLMPHIRMVNAPWPVEIKPDVILSFQFLELIGTGKRRVSLTAIWTIAGSPDKATDAAVVQTHRTHLIEPITGSGFGELAAAHSRAIGTLCRKVATALDAYTRSR; encoded by the coding sequence ATGATGCGACCATGGCTGTGGCTCACGATTTTTGCCTTTCTGCTGGCGGGGTTGGTTTCCGGCTGCCGTTCCATTACCCCACCGGTGACGTACTACACCCTAAACGCCACCACCTTGCCACCGGCCGAATCCAACGACGGCGCGAAGGCCGACCTGACCGTCGGCATCCGTTCCGTCGGATTGCCCGGTTATGTCAACCGCCAGCAGATGGTTGTCCGCAGTGGAGCCAACCGTCTGTTGATTTCAAGCCTGAACCGTTGGGCCGATTACCCCGATCGGATGGTCCAGCAGACCATTGGTGAGAACCTGCAGTGGCTCATGCCCCATATCCGTATGGTCAACGCGCCTTGGCCGGTAGAAATCAAGCCGGACGTGATTCTGTCGTTTCAGTTTTTGGAACTGATCGGCACCGGAAAACGCCGGGTGTCGCTCACTGCCATCTGGACAATTGCCGGCAGCCCGGACAAAGCAACGGATGCAGCGGTCGTCCAAACCCACCGCACCCACCTGATTGAACCCATCACCGGTTCCGGGTTTGGCGAATTGGCTGCTGCCCACAGCCGGGCCATCGGGACGCTGTGCCGGAAAGTGGCCACTGCGCTTGACGCATACACCCGATCCCGGTAG
- a CDS encoding TonB-dependent receptor, producing MKRCLFFLILGGLLWPALGLAEDGREADHKLDEIVVTSTRKSKAVDTPASLSIITAEELEDMGAKNIVEALSKIPGVVDSSSKSQSVVIRGNKSAMAGGPVLLMDGVPLKLGDYRYSEFDFIPVNQIERIEVLRSAGIAYGPGAARGVINVITKKSKSEGVHGDVSASYGSWDSHDENVSLYGMKNKFDFLVDAENYHTDGYEEEEENRQSVLGRLGYNLSDQSRIGLRVNHVDYDNQTAEGLKKYQWQLDNYRREIHFPKSETDSDLLWHNEKDEKNTTVALEFSHKAEKKFFDSSFSWATYEKDFRRTYAIYDSPTSVYYEDSDQDTYSLTMSGGYHFDFGSVSYTPTIGIDYEDIDNTVGRIYPYYPTKNTDTYNFDLQEKTYGVFWDNNLRFNEKWGLDAGIRFDRTEVEFQDKVPNIVDEDRDMFSYSIAPSYHFNDQAMIYASVGRNYWFPTPRYYAWAVEKGGSLNPVEDLEPEEVLTYELGYKHLFSKAFNINATIYYSEYKDKFGSVYDENDDSCGQGNIGDAEAKGIEIEADGRLCQYFGYRVAATYQDIEWTSGTAFVYIHPDNTRDYTADISGKQIYWVPEISGVIGLDFYPMAGLKISMDINYIGERYVDYLNQIEYPDKTTFDARASYTWKAWKVWVLGKNIFDEDLEYASNSSGKLNSDGEPNNAYYVQNGAYVEAGISYHF from the coding sequence ATGAAACGCTGCTTGTTTTTTTTAATTTTGGGAGGACTTTTATGGCCCGCATTGGGTTTGGCCGAGGATGGGAGAGAAGCTGATCATAAACTGGATGAAATCGTGGTTACTTCGACGCGAAAGTCAAAGGCGGTTGACACACCTGCAAGTCTTTCCATCATCACGGCAGAGGAACTTGAGGATATGGGGGCCAAAAACATTGTTGAAGCCCTGTCAAAAATTCCCGGGGTTGTTGACAGCAGTTCAAAAAGCCAGTCCGTTGTCATCCGCGGAAACAAAAGCGCCATGGCCGGAGGACCGGTCCTTCTGATGGACGGTGTTCCCTTGAAATTGGGGGATTACCGGTACAGTGAGTTTGATTTTATTCCGGTCAACCAGATCGAACGGATCGAGGTTCTGCGTTCTGCCGGGATTGCTTATGGCCCCGGTGCGGCCAGGGGGGTGATCAATGTGATTACCAAAAAAAGCAAATCCGAGGGGGTTCATGGCGATGTCTCTGCCTCTTATGGTTCATGGGACAGTCATGACGAAAATGTGTCATTGTACGGCATGAAAAATAAGTTCGACTTTCTGGTGGATGCCGAAAATTATCATACGGACGGGTATGAAGAAGAAGAGGAAAACCGGCAGTCCGTGTTGGGACGCCTGGGATACAATCTGTCCGACCAATCCAGGATTGGTCTTCGGGTCAACCATGTGGATTATGATAATCAAACGGCAGAAGGGCTAAAAAAATATCAATGGCAGTTGGACAACTATCGCAGGGAGATCCATTTTCCCAAAAGCGAGACCGATTCGGATCTGCTCTGGCATAATGAAAAAGATGAGAAAAATACAACCGTTGCCTTGGAATTTTCCCATAAGGCCGAAAAAAAATTTTTTGATTCCTCTTTTTCCTGGGCAACCTATGAAAAAGACTTCAGACGGACGTATGCGATTTATGACAGTCCGACGAGCGTTTACTATGAAGACAGCGACCAGGACACATATTCACTGACCATGTCGGGCGGATATCATTTTGATTTCGGTTCGGTCAGCTACACCCCCACCATCGGGATAGATTATGAGGATATCGACAATACTGTCGGACGAATTTATCCCTATTATCCCACAAAAAATACCGACACATACAACTTTGACCTCCAAGAGAAAACCTATGGTGTTTTCTGGGACAACAACCTGCGGTTCAATGAAAAATGGGGGCTGGACGCCGGTATCCGTTTTGACAGGACAGAAGTGGAATTCCAGGACAAGGTACCCAATATTGTAGATGAAGACCGCGATATGTTCAGCTACTCCATTGCCCCGTCCTATCATTTCAATGACCAGGCCATGATTTACGCGTCGGTGGGAAGAAATTACTGGTTTCCAACGCCGCGGTATTATGCTTGGGCCGTTGAAAAAGGCGGATCGTTGAATCCGGTTGAAGACCTTGAGCCCGAAGAAGTCCTGACCTATGAACTGGGGTATAAACATTTGTTCAGCAAGGCATTCAACATCAACGCCACCATTTATTATTCGGAATATAAGGATAAATTCGGATCGGTTTATGACGAAAACGATGATTCCTGCGGCCAGGGGAATATCGGGGATGCCGAGGCAAAAGGGATCGAGATTGAGGCAGACGGCAGGCTGTGCCAATATTTCGGATACCGGGTGGCCGCCACCTACCAGGATATCGAATGGACCTCGGGTACGGCTTTCGTTTACATTCATCCCGATAATACCAGGGACTACACGGCAGACATTTCGGGAAAACAAATCTACTGGGTTCCTGAAATCAGTGGGGTCATCGGGCTAGATTTCTACCCCATGGCCGGGCTTAAGATCAGCATGGATATAAACTATATCGGCGAACGGTATGTGGATTACCTGAACCAGATCGAATATCCGGACAAAACCACCTTTGATGCCAGGGCTTCCTATACCTGGAAAGCATGGAAAGTCTGGGTCCTTGGTAAAAATATTTTTGATGAAGATCTTGAATATGCATCTAATTCATCCGGTAAGCTGAATTCCGACGGCGAACCCAATAACGCCTATTATGTCCAAAACGGCGCTTATGTAGAGGCCGGCATCAGCTATCATTTCTAA
- a CDS encoding DUF2149 domain-containing protein → MKYVKKSRQATLLKSRHEEPLNGVANLFDVSLVFIVALLLTLMSTFQVLDFFNPDSEITVMKKVKDQWQIITKKGKDIKVKKVTNKRVGGDEGFKLGTAYQLKNGRIVYIPEEKISEID, encoded by the coding sequence ATGAAATACGTAAAAAAAAGCCGCCAGGCCACCTTGCTTAAATCCAGGCATGAGGAACCTCTCAACGGTGTGGCCAACCTGTTTGACGTCTCCCTTGTTTTTATCGTGGCCCTGCTGCTGACACTGATGTCCACCTTTCAGGTGCTTGATTTTTTTAACCCGGACAGTGAAATCACGGTCATGAAAAAGGTAAAGGACCAGTGGCAGATCATCACCAAAAAAGGAAAGGACATCAAAGTCAAAAAAGTGACCAACAAACGGGTGGGCGGAGACGAAGGGTTCAAGCTCGGCACGGCCTACCAGCTGAAAAACGGCAGGATCGTCTATATTCCCGAGGAAAAGATCAGTGAAATCGATTAA
- a CDS encoding DUF2162 family putative transporter has protein sequence MIKQLWMSGILAAFLVFGIKIGVGLGSQMNHPAISKRKKWAFFAGSVLTYLLLFLGIHFLVTGLNLLDYLDRLANVLKYGMILHFILAAGLLAWGIRLLIQTPASHQHAQLKAVLLLITPCPVCATVILLNLTLAFSLFPLAPAMTTAVLFACFLGFILITLLVITLFANWIQSMDTFLGICMVLVSLYFVLTILVAPIYPEIKAAFAMAGSNNPIGHIQGKPLVLLAGTAFVFGCVGFYRSYFSKADQP, from the coding sequence ATGATCAAACAATTGTGGATGAGCGGAATTCTGGCCGCCTTCCTGGTGTTCGGCATTAAAATCGGCGTGGGCCTTGGTTCACAGATGAACCACCCCGCTATTTCAAAAAGAAAAAAATGGGCCTTTTTTGCAGGGTCTGTCCTGACCTATCTGCTTTTGTTCCTGGGAATACATTTTCTGGTGACCGGCCTGAATCTGCTGGATTACCTGGACAGATTGGCCAATGTCCTCAAATACGGAATGATTCTGCATTTCATTCTGGCCGCAGGGCTTCTGGCATGGGGCATCCGGCTGCTGATTCAAACACCGGCCAGTCACCAACACGCCCAGCTTAAGGCAGTTCTGCTTTTGATCACCCCCTGCCCGGTATGTGCCACCGTGATTCTGCTTAACCTGACCCTGGCGTTCTCTTTATTTCCCCTGGCCCCGGCTATGACGACGGCTGTTCTTTTCGCCTGTTTCCTCGGCTTTATCCTGATCACTTTGTTGGTCATCACCCTGTTTGCCAACTGGATACAGTCCATGGATACCTTTTTAGGGATCTGTATGGTGCTTGTTTCATTATATTTTGTTTTAACGATCCTTGTGGCCCCCATTTATCCTGAAATTAAAGCCGCTTTTGCCATGGCAGGTTCCAACAACCCCATCGGACACATTCAGGGCAAACCCCTGGTGCTGCTGGCCGGCACGGCTTTTGTTTTCGGCTGTGTCGGTTTTTACCGTTCCTATTTTTCGAAAGCAGATCAACCATGA
- a CDS encoding cobaltochelatase subunit CobN, translated as MKSIKVFCLMITFCLLFPFPIDCKENKVRLVFIISSRDTIATAKAVKKLSERPDIGEHCRFELFTDWELRTGRLHKEDIRPGDIILADFMKRETDQFLASIPGKGENEIHSLRCGYLARELEKKGIKPDIRTEAYFQPPTAENLKNLILMVLSAKGMDVAYEKPFVLPDAGIFHPDIETVFKDFAAYFDWYKKSGKYKENSFWVGIHTNRSSAVKESGKLEGQIVAPLEQNGINALPVFGKPPYHESLKSFFLDDTGHSRVDAVLGFSFRFLRGFPEETGRILSSMNAPIFIPLEAHSITIGQWKKSDTGISTLRTAWQVCIPEQNGGIEPTLVGGKTPARLKGMTEVIYDRVALPDQVAFLIKRIQAWHNLKTTPNSEKRIALLYWNHPPGKQNIGGSYMNCFKSMSEIIMELKNQGYGIKGDDFSEGTVKERILLGARNVGSWAPGELDRLIAEKSVIKLPVFQYRKWFDELPQEFKDKVIAQWGQPEASDIMIKDGNIIIPRIDLGNLIVMPQPSRGFGEDAQKLYHDPKIYPHHQYIAFYLWLKKGFQADAIISLGKHGTHEWLPGKQTGLALTDPPDVLIQDIPNIYPYIVDNVGEGIQAKRRGRGVIIDHLVPPLKKGGTYMEYRKLTALIDSFHEAEKIDPLLAKEKFKAVEEQTKALGIHKDLGFDEINDHVVEAVEHYILELSETLIPYGLHTFGVSPAGRPLEDLNQAMCEASPEIDSLEMKSRIQVCGKSEMSSLIKALAGGYIAPAEGNDPVRNPDAVPTGKNFYGFNIDKVPSKEAWAMGKKLADEMIQTYREAHDTYPEKLGLILWSTELQRNEGASVAAAFYLLGITPVWDNKDQVVDIAVIPGKMLKRPRIDVLVQSSGLFRDCYAKLIKLMDRAVRMASSMKDVENFIAVHNQKIEAALIENGYTPEQAADLSRARVFAPMPGAYSHALQELIPNSGTWEDDTEIADVFIHHYSYAYGNNIWGKPLKSGYKANLDDVKMTMHTLSSNVYNMLDNDDVFAFLGGLSLAVKHQTGSFPETVVANMKDGKSVSIEDLPKAIGKALRTRYLNPEWIKGMKQDGYSGARAMDKFVEYLWGFQVTSPWAVSNTQWEEIYHVYIQDKYGQDLKAFFDNNNPWALQSISARMLEADRKAYWKAPEEMKKEIARTFALNVIEKGVACCEHTCNNPMFQNYVTNFLSLAGLLTPKQMDQFKTTLAKASGKTLEEQIADHQQVRRNLETTVKEIQKNEDVKAATQGENIEGFEMVEEKLDRTSVASSGSAWQVMAIVFGILLLLFAGYKRITV; from the coding sequence GTGAAATCGATTAAGGTATTCTGCCTGATGATCACTTTTTGTCTTCTGTTCCCGTTCCCCATTGACTGCAAGGAAAATAAGGTCCGCCTGGTTTTTATTATCAGTTCCAGGGACACCATTGCCACGGCAAAAGCCGTCAAGAAATTGTCCGAAAGGCCGGATATCGGTGAGCACTGCCGCTTTGAACTTTTCACGGACTGGGAGCTTCGTACCGGGAGACTCCATAAGGAGGATATCCGTCCGGGGGACATCATCCTGGCAGACTTCATGAAACGGGAAACCGACCAGTTTCTGGCGTCTATCCCGGGAAAAGGAGAAAATGAGATCCACAGCCTGCGGTGCGGGTATCTTGCCCGGGAACTGGAAAAAAAAGGAATCAAACCGGATATCCGGACCGAGGCCTATTTTCAGCCCCCAACCGCAGAAAACCTAAAAAATCTGATTCTCATGGTTCTGTCGGCCAAGGGAATGGATGTCGCTTACGAAAAGCCCTTTGTGCTGCCGGATGCCGGTATTTTTCATCCGGACATCGAAACCGTGTTCAAGGATTTCGCCGCCTATTTTGACTGGTATAAAAAATCAGGAAAATATAAGGAAAACAGCTTCTGGGTAGGCATCCACACCAACCGCTCATCCGCCGTCAAAGAAAGCGGCAAGCTGGAAGGCCAAATCGTTGCTCCTCTTGAACAAAACGGAATCAACGCCCTGCCCGTGTTCGGCAAACCCCCTTACCATGAGTCCCTGAAATCCTTTTTCCTGGATGACACAGGCCATTCCCGGGTGGACGCGGTGTTAGGGTTCTCATTCCGGTTTTTACGGGGATTTCCCGAAGAAACCGGCCGGATCCTTTCCAGCATGAACGCCCCGATTTTCATTCCCCTGGAGGCCCACAGCATCACCATCGGCCAGTGGAAAAAATCCGATACCGGGATCTCCACCCTGCGTACGGCCTGGCAGGTCTGCATCCCGGAACAGAACGGCGGGATTGAACCCACCCTGGTGGGGGGCAAAACCCCTGCCCGGCTCAAGGGGATGACCGAAGTGATTTACGACCGGGTAGCCCTGCCGGACCAAGTGGCATTTCTCATCAAACGGATCCAGGCCTGGCACAATCTGAAGACAACGCCCAACTCCGAGAAAAGAATTGCCCTGCTTTACTGGAACCATCCGCCCGGGAAACAGAATATCGGCGGCAGCTATATGAACTGCTTTAAGTCCATGTCCGAAATTATCATGGAACTGAAAAACCAGGGGTATGGCATTAAAGGAGATGATTTCTCCGAAGGAACGGTCAAAGAGAGAATCCTGCTTGGGGCCAGGAATGTGGGGTCGTGGGCCCCGGGGGAGCTTGACAGGCTGATTGCCGAAAAATCCGTGATCAAACTACCGGTATTCCAATACAGAAAATGGTTTGACGAACTGCCCCAGGAATTTAAAGACAAAGTAATTGCGCAGTGGGGGCAACCGGAAGCATCCGATATCATGATCAAGGACGGCAATATCATTATCCCAAGAATTGACTTGGGAAATCTCATTGTCATGCCCCAGCCCTCCCGGGGATTCGGAGAAGACGCCCAGAAACTGTACCATGATCCCAAGATCTATCCCCATCATCAGTACATTGCCTTTTACCTGTGGCTGAAAAAAGGATTTCAGGCCGACGCCATTATCAGCTTGGGCAAACACGGTACCCATGAATGGCTTCCGGGCAAGCAGACCGGCCTTGCCTTGACAGACCCGCCGGATGTGCTGATCCAGGATATCCCCAATATTTATCCCTATATTGTGGATAATGTGGGGGAAGGCATCCAGGCCAAACGAAGGGGCCGGGGCGTGATCATCGATCATTTGGTTCCGCCGCTGAAAAAGGGCGGGACCTATATGGAATACAGAAAATTGACCGCCCTGATCGACAGTTTCCATGAGGCTGAGAAAATAGATCCGCTTTTAGCAAAGGAGAAATTCAAGGCAGTCGAGGAGCAGACCAAGGCGCTTGGCATCCACAAGGACCTGGGATTCGATGAAATCAACGATCATGTGGTGGAAGCGGTGGAACACTACATTCTTGAACTGTCCGAAACCCTGATCCCTTACGGACTTCATACCTTTGGCGTCTCCCCGGCCGGCCGGCCCCTTGAAGACCTGAACCAGGCCATGTGTGAGGCCAGCCCTGAAATCGATTCCCTTGAGATGAAATCACGGATTCAGGTATGCGGAAAAAGTGAGATGTCCTCCCTTATCAAGGCACTGGCCGGCGGGTATATTGCGCCGGCCGAAGGAAACGACCCGGTCCGGAACCCGGATGCCGTTCCCACGGGGAAAAATTTTTACGGATTCAACATTGACAAGGTTCCTTCCAAAGAAGCCTGGGCCATGGGCAAAAAACTGGCCGATGAGATGATTCAAACTTACCGGGAAGCGCACGATACCTATCCTGAAAAACTGGGCCTGATCCTCTGGAGCACGGAACTGCAAAGAAACGAAGGGGCAAGTGTTGCCGCTGCATTTTATCTTCTGGGGATTACACCGGTATGGGACAATAAAGACCAGGTAGTGGATATTGCCGTGATTCCCGGGAAAATGCTCAAGCGGCCCAGGATCGATGTACTGGTCCAGTCATCCGGGTTGTTCAGGGACTGCTATGCCAAGCTGATCAAGCTCATGGACCGGGCTGTCCGGATGGCTTCGTCCATGAAAGACGTAGAAAATTTTATAGCTGTCCACAATCAGAAAATCGAAGCCGCCCTGATTGAGAACGGGTATACACCGGAGCAGGCCGCTGATTTAAGCAGGGCCAGGGTCTTTGCACCCATGCCCGGGGCCTATTCCCATGCACTGCAGGAACTGATTCCCAACAGCGGGACATGGGAGGATGATACGGAAATCGCCGACGTGTTTATTCACCATTACTCTTATGCCTATGGGAACAATATCTGGGGCAAACCCCTGAAAAGCGGATATAAAGCCAATCTTGACGATGTAAAGATGACCATGCACACCCTGTCTTCCAACGTGTACAACATGCTGGACAACGATGATGTGTTTGCTTTCTTAGGCGGACTGTCCCTGGCAGTCAAACATCAGACCGGCAGTTTTCCTGAGACCGTGGTGGCCAATATGAAGGACGGAAAATCCGTATCCATTGAGGATCTTCCCAAGGCCATCGGAAAGGCATTGAGGACCCGGTACCTGAATCCTGAATGGATCAAGGGGATGAAACAGGACGGCTATTCCGGGGCCAGGGCCATGGATAAGTTTGTGGAATACCTGTGGGGGTTCCAGGTCACCTCTCCCTGGGCGGTGAGCAATACCCAGTGGGAAGAGATTTACCATGTCTATATCCAGGACAAATACGGACAGGATCTCAAAGCGTTCTTTGACAACAACAACCCCTGGGCCCTGCAATCCATATCGGCCCGTATGCTGGAAGCGGACAGGAAAGCGTATTGGAAAGCTCCTGAAGAGATGAAAAAAGAGATTGCCCGCACCTTTGCCCTCAACGTGATCGAAAAAGGCGTGGCCTGCTGCGAGCATACCTGCAACAATCCCATGTTCCAGAATTATGTGACCAATTTCCTGTCCCTGGCAGGGCTGTTAACCCCCAAACAGATGGACCAGTTTAAAACTACCCTGGCCAAGGCCAGCGGGAAAACCCTGGAAGAACAAATTGCCGACCATCAGCAGGTACGCCGGAATCTGGAGACAACCGTCAAAGAGATTCAAAAAAATGAAGATGTCAAGGCCGCTACCCAAGGGGAAAACATTGAAGGATTTGAGATGGTTGAAGAAAAATTGGACCGGACCAGCGTGGCCTCTTCAGGTTCGGCCTGGCAGGTGATGGCGATTGTCTTCGGCATTCTGTTGCTTCTGTTCGCCGGGTATAAACGGATAACAGTTTGA
- a CDS encoding intermembrane transport protein PqiB yields MTNQSSTESDAGFPDSIPEPEIRRGKWFSIVWLIPLIAILVGGWLAVKAMRESGPTITIVFKSAEGLVPGKTEIKYKDVTVGKVETIQLSEDLSQVLVTSVMSRDVSSYLTHDTLFWVVRARVAVGEVSGINTLFSGAYIGMAPGKNGKVVYRFEGQEKPPAVFRDTPGQQFHLRADQLGSLDIGSPVYYRQVKVGRVTNVDMAQDGTGVLLEIFIQAPYHHQVKYNSRFYNASGLNMDIGTNGVRIDTPSLASLLVGGISFFTAEAVKTVPPVAADQVFTLYESRDAAIAAAFSYREYYLLYFDETVRGLTAGASVEFSGIKIGEVVSVRLLFDQDHLTFRIPVLIAIEPDRFEFSGALAIPEYRVVEELVKKGLRAQQRTGNLLTGQSYVCLNMYPDAAQQDILTSDTYPILPTVPSAMGEITTTARRLLDRFNRLPLEATLKDIRTAANQVTETVGADNLTRAIDNIDESFAEFKKVTADFNNGTLAKLDEMLDQARQTLAKGETALAEAGSVLGESAPMVVNLNRLLMELQDAARTVQALADYLERHPDAIVYGKGLQE; encoded by the coding sequence ATGACGAATCAATCATCAACTGAATCGGATGCCGGCTTTCCAGATTCAATACCGGAACCCGAGATTCGGCGTGGCAAGTGGTTTTCGATCGTCTGGTTGATTCCCCTGATTGCGATTTTGGTTGGCGGATGGCTGGCTGTCAAGGCCATGCGCGAGAGCGGTCCCACGATTACAATTGTCTTCAAATCGGCCGAAGGGCTGGTTCCCGGCAAAACGGAAATCAAGTACAAGGACGTCACCGTCGGCAAGGTAGAAACGATTCAACTCAGCGAGGATCTATCCCAGGTGCTGGTCACGTCCGTTATGAGCCGTGATGTGTCCTCTTATCTCACCCATGACACCCTGTTCTGGGTCGTGCGGGCAAGGGTGGCCGTCGGGGAAGTGAGCGGAATCAATACCCTCTTTTCGGGCGCCTATATCGGGATGGCGCCTGGCAAGAATGGGAAAGTCGTCTACCGCTTCGAAGGGCAGGAGAAGCCACCGGCGGTTTTCCGGGATACGCCGGGGCAGCAGTTTCACCTGCGGGCGGACCAACTGGGGTCGTTGGATATCGGATCACCGGTATATTATCGCCAGGTCAAGGTCGGGCGGGTTACCAACGTGGATATGGCCCAGGACGGTACCGGCGTTTTGCTGGAGATATTCATCCAGGCGCCGTATCACCATCAGGTCAAGTACAACTCGCGGTTTTACAACGCCAGTGGTCTCAATATGGATATCGGCACCAACGGTGTGCGCATCGATACGCCTTCACTGGCCAGTTTGCTGGTGGGAGGAATCTCCTTTTTCACGGCGGAGGCGGTGAAAACCGTACCGCCGGTGGCAGCAGACCAGGTGTTTACCCTTTATGAGAGCCGCGATGCCGCCATTGCCGCCGCATTCAGTTACCGGGAGTACTATCTGCTCTACTTTGATGAAACCGTTCGCGGGTTGACGGCCGGTGCATCGGTTGAATTTTCCGGAATTAAAATCGGAGAGGTGGTCAGTGTCCGGCTGCTATTCGACCAGGATCATCTGACGTTCCGGATTCCGGTGCTGATTGCCATTGAACCCGATCGTTTTGAGTTCTCCGGTGCTCTGGCCATCCCGGAGTACCGCGTGGTAGAGGAACTGGTGAAAAAAGGATTGCGCGCCCAGCAGCGCACCGGCAATCTGCTTACCGGGCAAAGTTACGTGTGCTTGAATATGTATCCGGACGCCGCTCAACAGGATATACTGACCAGTGATACATATCCCATTTTACCGACCGTTCCCAGTGCGATGGGTGAAATCACCACCACCGCCAGAAGGCTGCTGGATCGCTTCAACCGATTGCCGTTGGAAGCGACCCTGAAAGATATCCGCACGGCAGCCAATCAGGTGACAGAGACGGTCGGGGCGGACAACCTGACGCGTGCTATCGACAATATTGATGAGAGTTTTGCCGAATTTAAAAAAGTGACCGCTGATTTCAACAACGGCACCCTGGCAAAATTAGATGAAATGCTGGATCAGGCGCGGCAGACCTTGGCCAAGGGTGAAACGGCACTTGCCGAGGCCGGCAGTGTGCTGGGTGAAAGCGCGCCCATGGTGGTCAATCTCAATCGCCTGCTGATGGAACTGCAGGATGCCGCCCGGACGGTACAGGCGCTGGCTGATTATCTGGAACGTCATCCTGATGCGATCGTATACGGGAAAGGACTTCAGGAATGA